TTTGCAAAACACGCTTCGCCTGCTGCGGCATAACCGCGCCCACGATATCCATTTATACCGGTTTTCCTCGCGGCTCATCCCGCTTATCGGACATGAGCTGCTGCAGGATTGGGACCCGATTCCCGCTTTGACGCCGCAGTTCGCCGAAATCGGCGATTACGCCAAACAGCACGGCATGCGCGTCAGCTTTCATCCCGACCATTACACCGTGCTCAGCACTCCCCGCGCCGAGGTTTTGGCCAGCTCCGCCGCCGATCTTGATCGGCACGTTCGAATGCTTGAAGCGATGGGACTGGACGAAACCGCCAAATGCAACATTCACGTGGGCGGGATCTATGGCAACAAAGAAGCGGCGGGCCGACGGTTTATTCGTCAGTTCGGAGATCTTCCCGAGCGAATCCGCCGCCGAATTACCCTCGAAAACGACGACAAAACGTTTACCGCCGCCGAAACGCTCGCCATTTGCGAAGAAGCCCGGACTCCGATGGTGCTGGATATCCACCACCACGAGGTCAACAACAATGGAGAACCGGCACACGAGCTGTGGCCGCGCATTTTGAAAACGTGGGAGATTTTCGCCGGATTCCCGGACCTGCCGCCGAAAATTCACGTCTCCAGCCCCAAAAATGAAAAGGACGTCCGCAGCCATGCCGATTATATCGATGTTCCGCCGTTTTTGGCGTTTTTGCGGTCGATTGCCGGAATTACCCCGAAGCTGGATATCATGATCGAAGCCAAAATGAAAGACGAAGCGCTTTTCGCCCTCA
The window above is part of the Paenibacillus hamazuiensis genome. Proteins encoded here:
- the uvsE gene encoding UV DNA damage repair endonuclease UvsE, with amino-acid sequence MIVRLGYVAMSTVVKNASPSKTMTATAFAKLEDREAAIRKLERIAGENLQNTLRLLRHNRAHDIHLYRFSSRLIPLIGHELLQDWDPIPALTPQFAEIGDYAKQHGMRVSFHPDHYTVLSTPRAEVLASSAADLDRHVRMLEAMGLDETAKCNIHVGGIYGNKEAAGRRFIRQFGDLPERIRRRITLENDDKTFTAAETLAICEEARTPMVLDIHHHEVNNNGEPAHELWPRILKTWEIFAGFPDLPPKIHVSSPKNEKDVRSHADYIDVPPFLAFLRSIAGITPKLDIMIEAKMKDEALFALMKEMESEPGVRILDQATFELAT